The window ACCATCAATGAGAAAGGCCACTTATGAATCCATTAGAGACGTTATGGCAGCTTGCCGCCAGCAGCGTGAAGGCGGATGCCTTACATCTGGCGCTGGAACAGCAGATTTTCGATCGGCTGGAGGAAGCCTCCACGCCGGAACAGCTGGCGGCAACGCTAGGCTGGCAACCGGAGAAAACCGGGTTTCTGCTTGAACTGCTGTGGAGCATGCAGCTACTGACGCGCCATCACGACGGCTATCGTACCGACCCGACCTGTGCCACCGTACTCTGTCGCAGCAGTTCACGTTTTCTGGGCGACGCCTGGCGCTTTCGCCTCACCAGCCTGCGCCAGTTTGGTCAGGAGCTTGGCGACGGCATGCATCAGCCTCTGCCGACCCAACTGACCGAGTTACCGCGCGATGCCGCGTGGGCCAACGCCGCGGAGCAGCAAATCGCTCAGGAACAGCGGGCGGTAACGGCTGACCGCGCCGAGCAGCTTCTTTCCAGCCTGCCGGATTTCCCGCAAATCAGGCACGTTCTCGATCTGGGCGGCGGCCCCGGCTGGGTGGCGATTACGCTGGCGCTGCGTCATGCTCAGATCTCCGGTACGGTGTATGACCTGCCGCAGACCGCCGCCGTGGCGCAGCGCAATATCGACGCAGCCGGGCTATCCGCACGGCTGTCGGCACAAAGCGGCGCCTTGCCCCGAGAAAAATACGATCTGATTTGGAGCTCTTCTTTCCTGCATTTTGTCGAGGACATTCCCGCGATGCTGACGACGCTCCGCGATACGCTGGCACCGGAGGGTACACTGGTTCTGGCACAGGCGGAGATTGCTGACGAGGCCGATGAGGCCGCGCCGGTTCTGCCGTTCTACCTGCCGATGCAAATGAGTGGACGCCACGTTACGCGGGAAGGTCAACTGGCGCAGTGGTTACTGGCTGCGGGCTTTACCTCTGTCGAAACCCGACGTCATCAGGCATTTCCTATGGCACCGCTGAATGTGCTGATCGCCCGCAAACACGGGTAACCTTCGCACGATATGCTCGAACACTAATCGTGATAGAAAAGCAAAAAGCCAGTCAGCATGCGCTGACTGGCAAAAAAGCTTATACAATCTATTGAGGAAACGTCTTGTTGTTATGCTTGCTGACTTTCAATACATCCCTGAGATGTTGGCTATTATAATATTTTAAAAATTCGTCCAATCTGACGGACGTTGAGCGGCTGCACGAGTAGAAACCGGAAGCATCGCCACAAGCGAGAGAGCCTGAGTTGCAGGTTGCAACATTGAGGGTTTATGGCCCGCAATTCTAAACACGGAAACTTCTCTAACGAGCTGATCGGCTTGCTCCTTGAGACTTTGTGCGGCAGCAGCGGATTCTTCTACCAAAGCAGCATTCTGCTGCGTAGTCTGATCCATTTGGCTGACAGCGATCCCCACCTGTTCAACCCCCGTCGACTGTTCAGCACTTGCCGCGCTGATCTCGGATACCGTATCGCTCAACTGACGAATAGACATCACGACCTGCTGCATCGTGTCCCCCGCTTTGTTAACCAATACAGAGCCAAGTTCAACGCGTTCAACGCTGGCCGTAATCAGATTCTTAATTTCTTTAGCCGCTTCGGCACTGCGCTGTGCCAAGTTACGCACTTCTCCCGCCACAACAGCAAAACCACGACCTTGTTCACCAGCACGTGCCGCCTCAACAGCGGCGTTGAGCGCCAGAATATTCGTCTGAAAAGCAATGCTGTCGATGACATTGATGATATCCGCAATGCTACGCGAGCTTTCATTGATCGCTCTCATCGTGTCCACCACCTCATTGACAACATCACCTCCCTGCTGCGCCACAGTGCTTGCGTTTTTCGCCAGCACGTTCGCCTGAAGCGCGTTATCAGCATTGTTTTTTACCGTCATCCCTAATTGCGTCATCGTCGAGGAGGTTTCTTCCAGCGCACTCGCCTGCTCTTCAGTTCGTGATGATAAATCAGCATTACCCTGAGCAATCTGCATGCTGGCCGTCGCGACACTCTCGGCATTGTTTCTGACGCCAACCACCATCCGTGTTAGCGCCGCTTGCATTTCCTGCATAGCCTCCAATAGCAACCCCGTTTCATCACGGTTATTGACGACAATCGAACCACTCAGATCGCCTTCGCTGATGCGTTTCGCAGAAGAAAGTGCAATAGATAACGGTGCCGTGACACTTCGGGTCAATAGCCAGGCCGTAAAGCATCCTAATACCGTAGAGAAAACGGATAGTATTAACATCCACAACAGCGCATCGTGGATATATTCTTTTGTCACCTGCTTAGCATGATCAACGAATGAGACCTGTAATGCAGTCAACTCATTGAGCTTGGTAAAATAAAGCGATTGGATAGCGGCTATATCGCCAAACACCAATTCGGTAGCCAACGCATCTTGCTCATCCATCGCATAGTCAATGGCTTTATTAATGCTCACACTATATTGTTTTCTAATGTCGATAAGCTGATTAAACAGCTCACGTCCTTTCTGCGAAGTAATGCTGCCATCGAGGTTTTTATATATTTCACTTGCCGAGTTAGTCGTTTTTACGATGACCGCCCTCAGCGCCTGTTTTTCCTGATTTCTGTCGGCAGGGAGGAGGATAATATCGCGCAAAGTACGAACATTGGTATTCAAGATATCTTGAATATCACGCAACATATCAACCTTCACCATTCTATCTTCAGTGATCTCATCAACTTCGGTGCCAATATCCTTCATAAAATAATAGCCCACAGATGACAAAATCAGTGTCAATATGATTAGCAAACCAAAGCCAAGAGCAAGCCTATTTCCAATTTTTATATTTTTAAAAAAATCCATATTAGCACCAGAATTTTACATTCTTACCATGTTTACCCAATTGCGATTGATAGACACATTAGCTACTGTTTATCTGAAAAAATACGACAAACGGTAAAGCAAACCGCTATTGCAACCGGTTCCCTGGCTCCTATAAACTTCTTATTTTTAGATGCGTATAGCAGAACACTGGCATAAGAAATTCATTTAGCCATAATATTTTTCATATATGTAAAAATACTTACTTACAGCAATTGTTTACTTGATAAAGTAACTCGAAAAAAATCTTACATCATTTCGCACTTCACATTATTTGTGCGTATAACTAAAATCGAGCCATGGTTAAGAAAGCTAAGTTTTTGCCCTCACTCCCCCTGTTTTAGCCGGTGTTATGCCTCAATTGATGCAAACGCATTCATAAACACAGTATCGAGATAAAGCCTCGCTACGGTCTATAAGCTTACACTATCATAAATGCAATATCGATCGGAAATAACGATCATTAGACCGTTCAATTCCTTGTATTCGATCGTTTTTTTCTATCAGAAAAAAAGCTCTGATCTTTATTCATTAAATCGAATTTATAAATTAGAAGACTAATAGTTTAGATAAACTACGATAGCGTCCAGATCATGACGCGGTGAGGCGAACGGTATAGCGTAACGTTGCTGAATTAATTAGAGGGTAAAGATAAAAGCAGAGCGTTTAATACCTATCAACATAAAAAAAGCCAGTCAGTAAGGGCTGACTGGCTTTCGGGCTGAACCTAATAAGGTGCTGCGTGTTTCCGTCTCGTTTTTCACTCTACCGCATATTCCTTCATTTTATTTTCGTCAGGCATCGTGCCATTGAGCTTCTTTAGCACTTCCTTCGCTTCCTTCAGCACGCGGATACACTGCTCGCGCGTGATAGTAAGCGGTGGCTCAATCCTGACCGACTTGGCATTATTCAGAGTACCCGCCACCAGAACATTACGTTGAAACAGTTCCTTCGCGAAAGCATACCCGATTTCGTTTTTCCTGAACTCGATAGCCTGCAACAGCCCCATTCCTCGTGCTTCAATAATCAATTGAGGATACTCGGCCGCCAGTTGCTGTAAGCCCTGTAGCAAAAACGCCCCTTGTATCGCCGCCTGTTCAGGCAGGTTCTTCGTCAGCAACTCATTGACGGTTGCCAACGCCGCCGCACAGGCCAGCGGATTGCCGCCGAACGTGGTGGTGTGCAGAAACGGGTTTTCAAACAGCACGGAGAAGACTTCTTCCGTCGCCACCGTCGCCCCAATCGGCATCACTCCGCCACCCAGCGCCTTCGCCAGACACAGAATGTCAGGCTGCACGCCATAATGCTCACAGGCGAACATTTTACCTGTGCGTCCCATGCCGGTTTGTACCTCATCCAGAATCAGCAATGCCCCAACCTCATCGCATAATGCTCTGACCGCAGGCAAGTAATTTTCCGGTGGCACAATCACGCCGCCTTCCCCCTGAATGGGCTCAAGGATAATGGCAGCAACATCATCGCCGGTCTTCTGGCATTGCTGAACCTGCTTACGCATGGCGCTGATATCGCCAAAAGGCACATGATGGAAGCCGGGTAACAGCGGCATAAAAGGACGACGAAACGCAGGCTTGGCAGTGGCTGAAAGCGCCCCCAGCGATTTACCGTGGAACGCGCCGGTCGCAGCGATAAAGGTATATTTGCCGCGCGGCGACTGGTAAGCCTTCGCCAGTTTCAGCGCCGCTTCAACTGATTCCGTTCCGCTATTGCAGAAGAAGCTGTATTTCAGATTGCCCGGCGTTAGCGCCGCCAGCGTTTTTGCCAACAGCCCCCGCAGCGGGTCGAGCAGCTCCTGACTGTGCAGCGGTTGTCTGGCGAGCTGGCGCTCAACGGCGGCAATCACATTAGGGTTACGATGCCCGACGTTGAAAATACCGTAACCGCCGAGGCAGTCCAGATATTCATTCCCTTGGGTATCAATCAGCGTATTCGGGCCACTGGCGCGCCATTCAACTGCGCCGTAATCGCCGCCGGTAGTGACAGATTTTCGGTATTCCAGAAAACCCGGGTTGACGTATTCACGAAAACAACTCAAAACTTCTCGATTCAGTGCCGCCATGTCATCGTGGGATAGCGTGTCACTATGAATCCAATGCAGTGCCTGCTGAGTACACTCTAGCGGGTTAAGGTGGGCGTTTGATCTGGACAAAATGCGCTCCTTGAAAACGGACATCACGCGATGCCAATTTAATTAATGCACATAACACGCCAGTCGCCCGCCCCAAACCAGAATAAAATACAAAAACGCGATCTAAACCAAAAATCCAGCAGATAATTTGAACCAAATATTAATATGAAAAATTAATAACCAATTGGCTCGGTGAATACCAGGATGAAGAAAAATAAAGCCTCGTGTGATGCCCCGCTTTTGCCCAACGCGCCCTCTTTTGGGGCGCGCCAGATCAGGACAAACGCGCTATGCCATTATCGGCTTCCCGTTCAGGGCTCTCCGTTCAAGATAAAGCCCCGTGCGGCAAACCGGCGATCCTCAGTGCCGGATCATGATATGGCGCACGATGGTGTAATCCTCCAGACCGTACATCGACATATCTTTGCCGTAGCCTGACAGTTTCTGCCCGCCGTGCGGCATTTCGCTCACCAGCATGAAGTGGGTATTCACCCAGGTACAGCCGTATTGAAGACATGCGGCAAGACGGTGCGCCCGCCCGATATCGCGCGTCCAGACCGACGAGGCCAGCCCGTAATGCGAAGCGTTGGCCCAGCCAATCACCTGCGCTTCATCGTCGAACGGCGTAATGGAAATAACGGGACCAAATACTTCTTTCTGGACGATCTCATCTTCCTGCTTCGCGCCCGCCAGCACCGTGGGCTGGAAGTAGAATCCCTGCCCTTTCACTCGCTCGCCACCGGTCACCACCGTAATATGCGGCAGCGCTTTAGCGCGTTCGACGAACCCCACCACGCGTTCCAGTTGCTGCTCAGTAATCAGCGGCCCCAGTTCGGTGGTTTCATCGTGCGGATCGCCCATTTTCAGCGTCGCCACCGCGTTACCTAATGCTTCCACGACCTTATCGTAGACGGCACGCTGCACATACAGCCGACAGGCGGCAGTACAGTCTTGCCCCGCATTATAGAAGCCGAAGCTGCGAATCCCATCAACGACCTGATCGATATCGGCATCGTCGAAAACAATCACCGGCGCTTTGCCACCCAGCTCCATATGCGTCCGTTTTACGCTTGAGGCAGTATGCGACAGAATATGCGCACCGGTCGCAATCGAACCGGTCAGCGACACCATGTTCACTTTCTCATGCCCCGTCAGCGCATCACCGATGTCAGCACCGCGTCCGAACACAATATTCACCACGCCTGCCGGCAGAATCTCCGCCAGCAAATGCGCCAGATAAAACGTGGTTAGCGGCGTTTGCTCCGCCGGTTTCAGCACCACACAGTTCCCCGCCGCCAGCGCCGGTGCCAGCTTCCACGACGCCATCATCAGCGGATAATTCCACGGTGCAATGGACGCCACTACGCCAACCGGGTCGCGCCGGATCATCGAGGTGTGCCCTTCGAGATATTCTCCGGCCGCCGAACCGCTCAGACAGCGCGCCGCGCCGGCAAAAAAGCGAAACACATCAGCAACCGCAGGCACTTCATCATTCAGTGCCGCATGGTAGGGCTTACCGCAGTTCAGCGATTCAAGCCTGGCAAACGCTTCAGCGTTTTCTTCAATAGCATCGGCAATCTGTAGCAGTAGCGTCGCACGCGTTTTCGGCGTGGTCTGTCCCCAGTGTGCAAAAGCGGACTCGGCAGCCAGAACGGCTGCATCAACCTGGTGCAGATCGGCCTGCGCAATGGCGGCAATTTGCTCTCCCGTGGCAGGGTTGAATACCGCCAACGCCTCGCCTTTACCCGCAACCAGCTTGCCTTCTATGAGTAATTTGTCGTGCATACATTTTCCTTACAGAGAGAAAACCGTCGTGTTTTTCACCATTATCTGCAAAATGTCTGTGCAAAAAACCTGCCACGTTGCACTGACTTATCAATCCGCTCTGCAACCGGCAGCCTTATGCTAAGGCGCGTTGCCCGATGCTTTCTTCGTCTGCGTAGCGGCCTGTCTGGCTTCCTCCGCCAGCGCCTCGATCTCTTCTTCCGTTAGTTGGTCTGACGCCTCATGCACCTTTGCCAGCCCTTCGCTGACCGTCACCTCTTTAGGATCCTGCGCTGAGTCCTTCGTGGTCATTTCTGCTCCTCCCGATGAAAGAATAAACCAGCAAAGATAAGTGTAGTCGATGGCAAAAATCCGCCAATCTGAAGAAGATTTAACTCTGCTTTTCGCATCCGCATATGTGATAATAATTATCAATTACATTAAATTTATTATTCAGGGCCTTACCCCGTCGACGGACAGTGCTGAGCATTGCTATGGATAGCGCCGTGGCAAGGGAAAGGGGTTCTGTTGCCGCAGAGTCGGCGGGAAGGTCACCTGACGGGACGTTGGCATGTCAGAGTCTGAACTCAGAATGCTGTTCAACCACTATGCAGAGCGGTTAGAACGCTATCTCAATCACAAACTGCGCGACCCTCAGGCAGCAGCAGATCTGGTGCAAGAGAGTTTTTTACGGTTAGCGCAACGGCTGGAACAGCAGAATGATGTAGACGACAAGAAGGCATATCTCTATAAGACAGCAAATAATTTGCTGCTTGACCATGTTCGCCACCAGCAGCGCTGGCAGATGGCGACGTCCGTTGATGATACGGAGGCGACGCTGGAATACCTGCCGGATGCCGCGCCTCAGCTCGATCAAACGGCCATCGCCCAACAGGAGCTGGAACGTCTGGCAAATGTGCTGTCGACGCTACCTGAACGCACGCAGTTGATATTTCATCTGCACCGGTTTGAACACATGACGCAGGCGCAAATTGCTCAGCAGTTGGAGATTTCCCTCAGCACCGTTGAGAAACATCTTGCCATGACGTTGCACGCGATGATGACGATCCGCACCTCGTGAAACGCGTCGCCCATCATGAAATAATCACAAATTATTTACGGGTTTATTGCCGTCAGACGTCTACATATTTAGAGACCCTACACACTCCAGGCCTACAACATGAATGATTATCCCCCTGAGATCCAGCAGCAGGCAGCACGATGGGCCATACGTTTGGCCGAAGCGCCGCTGGACGATGAACAGGAACTGGCATTCCAGCACTGGCTGGCACAGGATCCGCGCCATCGCCACGCGTTGGAACAGGCAGGGATGCTCTGGCATGGGCTCGGGTCGCTCAGCGCCGAGCAACGGCAAGTGCTGCAACCACAACCGCCAGCCACCTTTCTCATCAAGCGCGTCAATCGCGCGACGCAGTGGAAAATCGCGGCCTTACTGCTACTGGGTTTCAGTATCGGCACGACGTGGATTTCCGACGGTATCCTCATGCTGCGCTCGGATTATCATGCAGTACATCAGGTCAAACACGTTACGTTGCCGGACGGCAGTGAGGTCGATATGGATGCGGGCAGCGCCATTTCACTCGCCTATACGCCGCAAGAGCGGCGCGTCACGCTGTTACAAGGCTCAGCCTGGTTCACTGTCGCCCCAACAACCACTCAGGAAAAACGCCCTTTTCTGGTTGATGCGGCCTCAGGCACCACGCAGGCGCTGGGCACGCAGTTTATTGTGCAAAACGCCTCACAGACAACGACCGTCGGCGTGGTGGAGCACAGTGTTCAGGTCACGGCAAACGGGCAATCATTGCAGCTTGATGAGCAGCAGGCGGCACGCTATACCGAACAAGGAATGACGCGACTCCCCGGCTGGAATAGCCGCGAGCGTGGCGACTGGCGGCGTGGCCTGCTGATCTTTGATCAACAGCCGCTGGCCGTCGTCATCGCACGTATCAATCAGTATCGCGCTGGCACGATCGTCATCCCTACGTCAGCGCTGCGCCAGCGTCAGGTCAGCGGCATTTTTTCACTGAACGAACTGGATGGCGCATTGCAAACCATCGCCACCGAACTGGGTGCCAAAACCGTTTCACTCCCCGGCGTCACCGTTCTGTACTGATCTCTTTCTCCCCTGTCTTCCCCCATCCCTGCCACGCCGCTCAGGCGTGGCGATCTCTCATAAACGTCCTTTACGTTCACAAGACCGCAACGTGCCATAGAAAAAAATTTAAATATTTTTTTACGGGTTCTGTCTTCTCAGCCGTCTTCATATTTAGGTAATGATTTTTATTATCATTTTCATTAAGAAAAGAAGGGGTAACTATCCCTTTGTTTATTAATGCTTATTGATGATTTAACGAATGGCAGACCAGGCGAAAAATGTTTAAAAGAACACAACAGCAAAACAGCCGATTGTTACAACTTAATCCACTTTCTCTTGCCGTCGGCATCGCACTGTCGCTGCCTGCTTCATTCCACTATGCGCAAGCAGAAACACCGGCAGCCAACGTTCAGGAAGCGGCTCGCCACAGCGTCACCTTCTCCATCAGCTCGCAACCGTTAAGCAGCGCGCTGCTGCGTTTCGCTGAACAGGCGGGGTTACAGGTCTTTTTTGCCGACGTCAAACTGGAAAATATGCAGGCCACCTCCCTTCAGGGTCGCTTCACGCCAGAGCAGGGGCTGCGCAGGATGATCGGCACTAACTCAGTCGATTTCCAGATCGGTAGCAACGGCGTCATTACCTTGCGCCCTCGTTCAACCAACGTCGATACGGCCAAAATAGACGATGTGATGACGGTACGTGCCTTTACCGTCGCCAATCCCGGTGACTGGATCTACGAACAGCCGCGTGCCATCAGCGTTATTTCACGCGAGCAGATGGATAACCGCCCTTCCCGCCATGCCGCCGATCTGCTGGAACAATCCGCTGGCGTTTACTCCAGCGTCAGCCAACAGGATCCTTCGCTGTCGGTGAACATTCGCGGCATACAGGATTTCGGCCGCGTGAATATGAACATCGACGGCGTGCGGCAGAATTTTCAAAAAACTGGCTACGGGCAGCGTAACGGTCAGATGTATATCGATTCGGAGCTGCTCTCCGGCGCAACCATTGAAAAAGGCGCGACAAACGTGATGGGCAGTGCAGGTACGCTGGGCGGTGTCGCCACGTTTAACACCGTTAGCGCCCACGATTTTCTGGCGCCGGGTAAAGAACTGGGCGGAAAACTACACGCCAGCACAGGCGACAACGGCACGCATTTTATCGGCAGCGGCGTGCTCGCACTGGGTAACGAAAGCGGCGACATTCTGGTCGGTGCCAGCGAGCGTCATCTGGGCGACTACTGGCCGGGGAATGATGGCAACCTCGGTAATATTCGTATTCCCGGAAATTCAACTAATTACGAAGAGTGGGCGAATAACTTAAAGCATCAGAAAGTGACTAGCGCGGCCTACACCATGCGCTCGCGACTGGCGAAAGTCGGCTGGAATCTGCCAGCTAATCAGCGCTTCCAGCTCAGCTATATGCAAACGCAAACCTCTTCTGAAAACGCAGGGACGTTATCCAATCTTTCCAATACCGAACTGGGTTGGAAAGCCAGCGGACACAGCGAGATTATGGCACGCAGTACCGCGCTGGATTACAGCCTGAAGCCGGACGATCAGCGCTGGCTGGATTTTAAGGCCAAGATTTATTACGCCGATACCAATAACGACACCGATAACTATGCGCTCTCTAATACCAGTGCCTATCATGAAAGCACGCGGCTACGCACGTACGGCGCCCAAGCGCAGAATACATCGACGCTGTGGCAGCAAGGCGCGCACGATCTGAAAGCCGACTACGGACTGGATTTCTATTACGACAAGATCACGACGGACAGCACCAATAGCACGGCCAGTAACGCCACCCCGGAAGGGAACCGCGCGATGGCCAGCCTGTTCGCGAACCTGAATTATGCCTACGACGAATGGGTAACGCTGCAAGGCGGCCTGCGTTACGATCGCTACCGGTTACGCGGCACCACCAGCATCAGCTATCGGGAAATTCCCTATACCATCACGAATCCCTGCACCGCACGGTCGATCGCGCTCTGCCCGCCGTTCGTGACCACCACGCAGGATTGGAATGTCGATGACGAACACGGCAAACTTTCCCCCACCCTGTTTGCTGGCGTCCGCCCCGGCGTTGAATGGCTACAGCTGTTCACCAGCTATGGCCTGTCCTGGCGTCCGCCGTCAGTCAGCGAAACCTTTGCCAACGGCACCTACAGCGCAGGCAACTATTACCTCTATCCAAACCCCAACCTTAAGCCGGAACGCTCTCGCGCCTGGGAAGTCGGATTCAATATTCAGCAGCCTAATCTGCTCGTTGATGGCGACAGGCTGGTCAGCAAAGTGTCCTATTTCGACACCCGGATCAACAACTACATCAGCCTGAACGGCGCGCGCAATAAGCCGGGCTATAACGGCTATTCCCTCAGCAATTCCGTGTTCCAGAACAATCTGGCGAAGAGTCGCTTCCGCGGCATGGAATACCAGTTGAATTACGACGCGGGCTTTTTATATGTCGATGCCACCTACACCCACATGATCGGCAATAACGATTTCTGTGCGCCGGTGGCCTGGATGGGCGGCGTCACGACCGTCGGCGGTTCCAGAGGCAACTACTACTCTACGCCTGTCGATACCACGGCTAGCGATTTCTCTTGCCAGAAAACGCTGTTATTCAGCAACGCGGCCTATCTGCCGGGCGACCGCGGTTCCGTCACGCTGGGGACACGCGTCTTCGATCGCAAGCTGGATATGGGCGTCACGATGCGCTTCGCTCCCGGCTATCAGGATGCTGCCGCACCGGCTAACTCCGCCTATTTAGCCGACTGGCCCAAATATGAAGTTTACGATCTGTACGCCAGCTATCGTCTGACCGACAGCCTGACGGTACGCGGATCCGTCGAAAATATCGCTAACCGTACTTACATCGTGAGCTATGGCGAATCATTGGGTTACACACCAAGCCGGGGAAGAACGGTGCAGGCTGGCGTGGAGTACCGATTCTAATTTCTCTGTTTCCCCACGCGGGAGGCAGGAAAACAAAGGGGATGGGATGGCTCATCCTCTTTCACGACAGACACGGATGACCGTGCCTGTAGATCGTTAGTTAATGAGGAATCTATTATGAGTTTTGCAATTACCTACGATGCCTACTATGCCAATTACAGCATTGCCAGCTACCTGACTGAATGGTCGGCAGCGTTTGGTGACGTTAACCATACCGCGGGTAATACACAAGTCGGTGGCAATAATACCGGGGGCTTTTACGGCGGCGATACCTTTATAGACGGTACTCAATATGCGATCACGAGTACGCAGAACGATTTCTCCGCGCTCATTGCTGGCGGCGATCTGACCTACAGCCTCTTCACGCCTCCAGCCCACACGCTGTACGGCGACCTGGACAGCCTGTCCTTCGGGAACGTCCTGCAAGGTGGCACCACCGCGGGCACCACGTACTCTCTTGCTGAGCCGGAAGTCACCTTCAGCGGACTGGATCTCTCCACAGACGTTGCCAACCTGACCGTTAGCGATCGCGGTGTCGTTCATGACGTGATTTACGGCCTGATGAGCGGCCAGGTTCAGCCGCTGCTGGATGCGCTGACTAACGCGGGTATCGATATTAACGCCAGCCTGGATAGCCTGAGCTTCGCAACAGCGACCTCCGATGCTGCGCTTTCTGCCGATACCGTGGTTGACGTGGTTGGCGTCGCCGAAACGGCCGATCTGCTGGCGGCATAAGAAAACGGCTAAAAGATGACGCTTTTAGCCGTTTGAGTGAACACCGTCGCGGTACGGAGAGAGTCATACCCTAAATAATTCACGCTGCACGGATGCGGCGTGAAGTATGACGGGCACGGCACCGCGGCGGTCTACTGAGTGTAATAACCGTTGGCAAGCCGCGTCAATAGCGGTACGGCTAACCGCTTTCCCCTCTTCCACCCTGTGGGTACACCACGGTGAGAATGATGGCGACTTTATTGAAGAAGGAACATCCCATGCCCGCATCCCATCCGACTTCATCAGGCCGGGAGATTATTGACGCGCTGGCCGCCTACCGTCAGGGGTTCTGGGGAATTGGCCTGTTCAGTGCTGTTATCAATCTGCTGATGCTGGCACCGGCGATTTATATGCTCCAGGTTTATGACCGCGTATTGCCTTCCAGCAGCACCATGACGCTGGCGATGCTAACGATCATTATGCTGGGGCTATTTTTATTGATGGGATTACTGGAATGGATACGCAGCGCCGTGGTGATTCGCCTCGGTACGCAGATGGATATGCGACTGAATCAGCGTATCTACAATGCGGCGTTTGAAAGCAATCTCAGGAACGGCACGGCGAGCGCCGGCCAAGCCTTAAACGATCTGACTGCCCTGCGCCAGTTCGCCACCGGGAATGCGCTATTTGCCTTCTTTGATGCGCCGTGGTTTCCGGTTTATCTGCTGGTGATTTTCTTACTTCATCCCTGGCTGGGCGTCATGGCGCTGGCGGGGGCAATCATACTGATTGTGCTGGCCTGGCTAAATCAAAAACTCACGCGCGAACCTTTGGCCTTAGCCGCACAAAACACCGTTCAGGCGACGCAGCAGGCCAACGCCAATCTGCGCAACGCCGATGCCATTGAAGCCATGGGGATGCTGCCCGCCATGCGCGAACGCTGGCTGACGCAGCACCAAGCGTTTCTCTATTATCAGAACGTTGCCAGCGAAAAAAGCGCCAACATTACCTCGCTGACGAAGAGCACCCGACTGGCGCTCCAGTCGCTGATGCTGGGTTTAGGTGCGCTGCTGGCCGTCAACGGCGATATCACCCCCGGTATGATGATTGCCGGATCCATTCTGGTCAGCCGCGTACTCAGTCCGATCGATCAGATCATTGGCGTCTGGAAGCAGTGGATGCAGGCGCGGCTCGCCTGGCAGCGTATCAATCTCCTGCTCGATACTCATCCGGCACGCACCGCTGGCATGGCGCTGCCCGCTCC is drawn from Pectobacterium aroidearum and contains these coding sequences:
- a CDS encoding FecR family protein — its product is MNDYPPEIQQQAARWAIRLAEAPLDDEQELAFQHWLAQDPRHRHALEQAGMLWHGLGSLSAEQRQVLQPQPPATFLIKRVNRATQWKIAALLLLGFSIGTTWISDGILMLRSDYHAVHQVKHVTLPDGSEVDMDAGSAISLAYTPQERRVTLLQGSAWFTVAPTTTQEKRPFLVDAASGTTQALGTQFIVQNASQTTTVGVVEHSVQVTANGQSLQLDEQQAARYTEQGMTRLPGWNSRERGDWRRGLLIFDQQPLAVVIARINQYRAGTIVIPTSALRQRQVSGIFSLNELDGALQTIATELGAKTVSLPGVTVLY
- a CDS encoding type I secretion system permease/ATPase, producing the protein MPASHPTSSGREIIDALAAYRQGFWGIGLFSAVINLLMLAPAIYMLQVYDRVLPSSSTMTLAMLTIIMLGLFLLMGLLEWIRSAVVIRLGTQMDMRLNQRIYNAAFESNLRNGTASAGQALNDLTALRQFATGNALFAFFDAPWFPVYLLVIFLLHPWLGVMALAGAIILIVLAWLNQKLTREPLALAAQNTVQATQQANANLRNADAIEAMGMLPAMRERWLTQHQAFLYYQNVASEKSANITSLTKSTRLALQSLMLGLGALLAVNGDITPGMMIAGSILVSRVLSPIDQIIGVWKQWMQARLAWQRINLLLDTHPARTAGMALPAPEGKLQVEQLSANAPNTRTPILANITFDLAPGDVLGVLGPSGSGKSTLARLLVATMPALGGKVRLDGADMHQWDKSDLGRFVGYLPQDVQLFSGTIAENIARFTQPDAEKIVAAAVTAGVHEMILRLPQGYDTQLGEGGAGLSGGQKQRVALARTIYNQPRLIVMDEPNASLDDDGEKALLAAIAAQQEAKSTQVLITHKPALLSCANKLLVLRAGQIQYFGATEQVLKELQRAKPATASTAKPMTKPASAKPVPAKTADAANAFTPKEPGSAGLSMVYSAPTPRRAAPDK
- a CDS encoding TonB-dependent hemoglobin/transferrin/lactoferrin family receptor, which gives rise to MFKRTQQQNSRLLQLNPLSLAVGIALSLPASFHYAQAETPAANVQEAARHSVTFSISSQPLSSALLRFAEQAGLQVFFADVKLENMQATSLQGRFTPEQGLRRMIGTNSVDFQIGSNGVITLRPRSTNVDTAKIDDVMTVRAFTVANPGDWIYEQPRAISVISREQMDNRPSRHAADLLEQSAGVYSSVSQQDPSLSVNIRGIQDFGRVNMNIDGVRQNFQKTGYGQRNGQMYIDSELLSGATIEKGATNVMGSAGTLGGVATFNTVSAHDFLAPGKELGGKLHASTGDNGTHFIGSGVLALGNESGDILVGASERHLGDYWPGNDGNLGNIRIPGNSTNYEEWANNLKHQKVTSAAYTMRSRLAKVGWNLPANQRFQLSYMQTQTSSENAGTLSNLSNTELGWKASGHSEIMARSTALDYSLKPDDQRWLDFKAKIYYADTNNDTDNYALSNTSAYHESTRLRTYGAQAQNTSTLWQQGAHDLKADYGLDFYYDKITTDSTNSTASNATPEGNRAMASLFANLNYAYDEWVTLQGGLRYDRYRLRGTTSISYREIPYTITNPCTARSIALCPPFVTTTQDWNVDDEHGKLSPTLFAGVRPGVEWLQLFTSYGLSWRPPSVSETFANGTYSAGNYYLYPNPNLKPERSRAWEVGFNIQQPNLLVDGDRLVSKVSYFDTRINNYISLNGARNKPGYNGYSLSNSVFQNNLAKSRFRGMEYQLNYDAGFLYVDATYTHMIGNNDFCAPVAWMGGVTTVGGSRGNYYSTPVDTTASDFSCQKTLLFSNAAYLPGDRGSVTLGTRVFDRKLDMGVTMRFAPGYQDAAAPANSAYLADWPKYEVYDLYASYRLTDSLTVRGSVENIANRTYIVSYGESLGYTPSRGRTVQAGVEYRF
- a CDS encoding heme acquisition protein HasA produces the protein MSFAITYDAYYANYSIASYLTEWSAAFGDVNHTAGNTQVGGNNTGGFYGGDTFIDGTQYAITSTQNDFSALIAGGDLTYSLFTPPAHTLYGDLDSLSFGNVLQGGTTAGTTYSLAEPEVTFSGLDLSTDVANLTVSDRGVVHDVIYGLMSGQVQPLLDALTNAGIDINASLDSLSFATATSDAALSADTVVDVVGVAETADLLAA